Proteins encoded in a region of the Streptomyces sp. NBC_00310 genome:
- a CDS encoding helix-hairpin-helix domain-containing protein: MSTEPATTETDEPGGRGDGTPADGTDAPGGAPDDRSAALAATPEGGATAEGEAAESGPAGGAGAAGGDQDAGDDTPTAADGEAAGAAEGAGGEAASDVSEAQAELAAQRLERERIERRKAEKRAPITSGAKLSGTAADLLAAVRAVEGGEKPTATAFGGSEPAPRRPAPEPVRRPQPAAPAATAVAPSGETVDAVRAVLAEGGAPEALVPQVAEALGEGAGARLREDPWQLLRVPGVRPEQADGFARALLGAECGPDDERRGRAVTVWLLEQAAVAGHTALEAPALAAALAQRSVPDPDEAVRSTVAEGEALVFQDALDDAPTATRSASPPATASGGPDTEDAEAEEERPVRVLIGLERYALAEESLADGLARVMNSLPKEDPTDWVSAAASAPRPAAELIRAVAGHGLVLHTGGEAARAEPAALVTAARALGVRAYAATHSADGVRRFTSQLGSAEGGDTVVTTLAGLLSGAEGPGRDADGALDLDLLVVLDAPQLDVETAALLAESLPDGARLVLSGDPGVLWSAGPGRVFTDLLAARACPQVASRTPDPGPVGELVSGIGIGELNQVEAPGKEVVIVPVRDAGEAVHRTAQLVVDSVPRAFGIPAEQVQVITPGHGGAAGTRALNTALKERLNPGPGRFGGFDPGDRVAYSPAPGRTTPGRVVQADAEGLHLECAGAAVVVPKERVEQTVRHGWALTAHQAVGHRWPAAVVVLPGDAAQALTRPWVYTAFGRAERHLSVVHGVEQALPRAVAEVPAKPRTTRLPVLLTAQVPAAE, from the coding sequence GTGAGCACGGAGCCCGCGACCACGGAGACGGACGAGCCGGGGGGACGGGGCGACGGGACGCCCGCCGACGGCACCGACGCGCCCGGCGGCGCGCCCGACGACCGGAGCGCCGCCCTCGCGGCGACGCCGGAGGGCGGGGCCACGGCCGAGGGCGAGGCCGCCGAGAGCGGCCCAGCGGGTGGCGCGGGTGCTGCGGGCGGCGACCAGGACGCGGGCGACGACACCCCGACGGCGGCGGACGGTGAGGCGGCGGGGGCCGCCGAGGGCGCCGGCGGCGAAGCCGCTTCCGATGTGTCCGAGGCGCAGGCCGAGTTGGCGGCTCAGCGGCTGGAGCGGGAGCGGATCGAGCGGCGCAAGGCGGAGAAGAGGGCGCCGATCACGAGCGGGGCCAAGCTCAGCGGGACGGCCGCCGATCTGCTGGCCGCCGTACGGGCCGTGGAGGGCGGCGAGAAGCCCACGGCCACTGCCTTCGGCGGGTCGGAGCCCGCTCCGCGCAGGCCCGCGCCGGAGCCGGTGCGGCGACCGCAGCCCGCGGCGCCGGCGGCCACCGCGGTCGCCCCCTCGGGCGAGACGGTGGACGCGGTGCGCGCGGTGCTGGCCGAGGGCGGCGCGCCCGAGGCACTGGTGCCGCAGGTCGCCGAGGCGCTGGGCGAGGGCGCGGGCGCCCGACTGCGCGAGGATCCCTGGCAGTTGCTGCGGGTTCCGGGCGTACGGCCGGAGCAGGCCGACGGGTTCGCGCGGGCGCTGCTCGGCGCGGAGTGCGGCCCGGACGACGAGCGGCGGGGCCGGGCGGTCACCGTGTGGCTGCTGGAGCAGGCGGCCGTCGCCGGGCACACGGCGCTGGAGGCCCCGGCCCTGGCCGCCGCGCTCGCCCAGCGCTCCGTGCCCGACCCCGACGAGGCCGTCCGCAGCACGGTCGCCGAGGGCGAGGCCCTGGTCTTCCAGGACGCGCTCGACGACGCGCCGACCGCGACACGCTCCGCGTCTCCGCCCGCCACGGCGTCCGGCGGCCCCGACACCGAGGACGCCGAAGCGGAGGAAGAGCGCCCGGTCCGCGTCCTCATCGGTCTGGAGCGTTACGCCCTCGCCGAGGAGAGCCTCGCCGACGGACTCGCCCGTGTCATGAACTCCCTTCCCAAGGAGGACCCGACGGACTGGGTCTCGGCGGCCGCGTCGGCACCGCGCCCCGCCGCCGAGCTGATCCGCGCCGTCGCCGGACACGGGCTCGTGCTGCACACCGGCGGCGAGGCGGCCCGCGCGGAACCGGCTGCGCTGGTCACGGCCGCCCGGGCGCTCGGAGTGCGGGCGTACGCGGCGACGCACAGCGCGGACGGGGTCCGACGGTTCACGTCCCAACTGGGCTCCGCCGAGGGAGGCGACACCGTCGTGACGACCCTCGCGGGTCTGCTGTCCGGCGCCGAGGGGCCCGGCCGTGACGCGGACGGCGCGCTCGACCTCGACCTTCTCGTGGTGCTGGACGCGCCCCAGTTGGACGTCGAGACCGCGGCCCTGCTCGCCGAGTCGCTGCCCGACGGGGCCCGGCTGGTGCTCAGCGGCGACCCGGGGGTGCTGTGGTCCGCCGGGCCGGGCCGGGTCTTCACGGATCTGCTCGCCGCCCGCGCCTGCCCGCAGGTCGCCTCGCGGACGCCCGACCCCGGGCCCGTCGGGGAACTGGTCTCCGGGATCGGGATCGGCGAGCTGAACCAGGTCGAGGCGCCCGGCAAGGAGGTCGTGATCGTGCCGGTGCGGGACGCGGGCGAGGCGGTGCACCGGACCGCTCAGCTCGTGGTGGACTCGGTGCCGAGGGCGTTCGGGATTCCCGCCGAGCAGGTGCAGGTGATCACCCCCGGGCATGGTGGCGCGGCCGGTACGCGTGCGCTCAACACCGCGCTCAAGGAGCGGCTGAACCCCGGTCCGGGCCGTTTCGGCGGGTTCGACCCGGGAGACCGTGTGGCCTACTCCCCCGCGCCGGGCCGTACGACACCCGGGCGCGTGGTGCAGGCCGACGCCGAGGGCCTGCACCTGGAGTGTGCGGGCGCGGCCGTCGTCGTACCGAAGGAACGGGTGGAGCAGACCGTGCGGCACGGGTGGGCGCTGACCGCACACCAGGCCGTGGGGCATCGGTGGCCGGCCGCGGTGGTGGTACTGCCGGGAGACGCCGCGCAGGCGCTGACCCGGCCCTGGGTCTACACGGCCTTCGGACGCGCCGAGCGGCACCTGTCCGTGGTGCACGGTGTGGAGCAGGCCCTGCCCCGGGCGGTCGCAGAGGTTCCCGCGAAGCCTCGCACCACACGGCTGCCGGTGTTGTTGACGGCTCAGGTGCCGGCGGCCGAGTGA